A single Watersipora subatra chromosome 7, tzWatSuba1.1, whole genome shotgun sequence DNA region contains:
- the LOC137400552 gene encoding monocarboxylate transporter 12-B-like, with amino-acid sequence MGISKEFVSMVLSLCGVMEIPMRIFHGWLADRKILPVAVHVRLCMAFTGLMALLCGLLNNTAGMVAAVIGMGSTGTSVFSLMPVIARELFGIDYMEIVMAMNFIYMGLSNIISTFASGGIYEYTLHWRNVYYYIAACTISGRALMFVIAFAIRRKAHKPSNELSQSAD; translated from the exons atgg GTATCAGTAAGGAGTTTGTTAGCATGGTGCTATCACTCTGTGGAGTTATGGAGATACCAATGAGAATCTTTCATGGATGGTTAGCTGACAGAAAGATTTTACCTGTTGCTGTTCATGTTAGGCTATGTATGGCCTTTACTGGACTTATGGCATTACTGTGTGGCTTGCTCAACAATACAGCAG GAATGGTGGCTGCAGTGATAGGAATGGGTTCAACTGGTACATCAGTGTTTAGTTTGATGCCAGTCATAGCCAGAGAGCTCTTTGGGATCGACTATATGGAAATTGTGATGGCTATGAATTTCATTTACATGGGATTGTCCAACATTATATCTACGTTTGCCTCAG GTGGCATATATGAGTATACGCTACACTGGAGAAACGTCTACTACTACATAGCCGCATGTACCATATCAGGAAGAGCTCTCATGTTTGTAATTGCCTTCGCTATCAGAAGAAAGGCTCATAAACCTAGCAATGAGCTCTCACAAAGTGCTGACTAG
- the LOC137400554 gene encoding monocarboxylate transporter 12-B-like, with product MTFSGNDLSLSSPSRIDPPVGPFSWSLSHLACMLGNKGLGLTSRRGYCLGPLPCPRVRVLTGMSLLLQLKQRVDLACGGLFFWMGGNEKNRGIILVEVMELYPEKSATSALWIFSVSTLVGDMSGIGNGMTLLTVFTVSAPYFDKRKGLSLGLTTSCSGIGVLVTAISLRKLFDNYSFSGALTLHTGLCIQTMVLAALLRPLSYYSRWVKSSSESGGEVAEEEDNSNSRFEDQNKIRKRSQSLGAKRLQENDIDNSKDTFLSTPVKLDSLSLRQAVRKQENHHLSSLQILAISSQHLEGSRIIAAPITSEIPSQDNKKKQKSFKWKIVYNPWCVILGFSVLAFTSGADAILQCIPPLGKQIGISKEFVSIALSLGGVMEIPMRIFHGWLADRKLLPVAVHVGLCMAFTGLMALLCGLLNNTAGMVAAVIGMGSTGTSVFSLMPVIARELFGIDYVESAMAINFAYMSVSSITSTFASGGIYEYTLHWRNVYYYIAACTISGSALMFVIAFAIRRKALKPSNELSQSAD from the exons ATGACGTTTTCGGGCAATGACCTTTCCTTGTCTAGTCCTTCTAGAATAGATCCACCCGTTGGTCCCTTTTCGTGGTCCTTGAGTCATCTTGCCTGTATGTTGGGAAACAAGGGCCTCGGTTTAACGAGCCGCAGGGGCTACTGTTTGGGCCCTCTGCCGTGTCCCCGAGTCAGAGTCCTTACAGGCATGTCCCTTTTGCTGCAACTCAAGCAGAGGGTAGATCTTG CTTGTGGAGGACTCTTTTTCTGGATGGGTGGAAATGAGAAAAACCGAGGGATCATTTTAGTTGAAGTGATGGAACTGTATCCAGAGAAATCAGCTACTTCTGCTCTATGGATATTTAGTGTTAGTACTTTAGTTGGCGATATGTCAG GTATAGGAAATGGTATGACGCTACTCACAGTATTCACAGTCTCTGCTCCTTATTTTGATAAAAGAAAAGGCTTATCACTTGGGCTAACAACCTCATGCTCTGGCATCGGAGTTCTAGTCACAGCCATAAGTCTTCGAAAGCTTTTTGATAACTATTCATTCTCTGGTGCCTTAACGCTTCACA CTGGGCTCTGTATACAAACCATGGTGCTCGCAGCCCTCCTTCGTCCCTTAAGCTATTACTCTAGATGGGTGAAATCAAGCAGCGAATCAGGCGGTGAAGTTGCAGAGGAGGAAGATAACTCCAACAGTCGTTTTGAGGATCAG AACAAAATTCGAAAAAGAAGCCAGTCTCTTGGAGCTAAACGCCTGCAGGAGAATGACATAGATAATTCCAAAGACACGTTCCTTTCAACTCCCGTTAAGTTAGATAGTCTCAGCTTGCGCCAGGCTGTAAGAAAACAAGAGAATCATCACCTTTCTTCTCTTCAGATACTCGCCATTAGTTCGCAACATCTAGAAGGTTCCAGAATAATTGCTGCACCTATTACATCAGAAATTCCATCCCAAGAtaacaaaaagaaacaaaagtCATTTAAATGGAAGATTGTTTACAACCCTTGGTGTGTTATATTGGGGTTTTCCGTTCTTGCGTTTACGTCTGGAGCAGATGCGATTCTGCAATGCATTCCTCCATTGGGCAAACAGATAG GTATCAGTAAGGAGTTTGTTAGCATAGCGCTATCCCTCGGTGGAGTTATGGAGATACCAATGAGAATCTTTCATGGATGGTTAGCCGATAGAAAGCTTTTACCTGTTGCTGTTCATGTTGGACTATGTATGGCTTTTACTGGACTTATGGCATTACTGTGTGGCTTGCTCAACAATACAGCAG GAATGGTGGCTGCAGTGATAGGAATGGGTTCAACTGGTACATCAGTGTTTAGTCTGATGCCAGTCATAGCCAGAGAGCTCTTTGGTATCGACTATGTGGAAAGTGCGATGGCTATAAATTTCGCTTACATGAGCGTATCCAGCATTACATCTACATTTGCCTCAG
- the LOC137400553 gene encoding monocarboxylate transporter 12-B-like produces the protein MDNSKETFLSTPNKLDSLSLRQAVRKQENHHISSLQILAISSQHLEGSRIIAAPNTSEIPSQDNKKKKKSFKWKIVYNPWCIILGFSALAFASGSNAILQCIPPLGKQIGISKEFVSIVLSLGGVMEIPMRIFHGWLADRKLLPVAVHVGLCMAFTGLMALLCGLLNNTAGMVAAVIGMGSTGTSVFGLMPIIARELFGIDYVESTMAINFAYLSVSSITSTFASGGIYEYTLHWRNVYYYIAACTISGSALMFVIAFAIRRKAHKPSNELSPNAE, from the exons ATGGATAATTCCAAAGAAACGTTCCTTTCAACTCCCAATAAGTTAGATAGTCTCAGCTTACGTCAGGCCGTAAGAAAACAAGAGAATCATCACATTTCTTCCCTTCAGATACTCGCCATTAGTTCGCAACATCTAGAAGGTTCCAGAATAATTGCTGCACCTAATACATCGGAAATTCCATCTCAAgataacaaaaagaaaaaaaagtcaTTTAAATGGAAGATTGTTTACAACCCTTGGTGCATTATATTGGGGTTTTCCGCTCTTGCGTTTGCGTCTGGATCCAATGCGATTCTGCAGTGCATTCCTCCATTGGGTAAACAGATAG GTATCAGTAAGGAGTTTGTTAGCATAGTGCTATCACTCGGTGGAGTTATGGAGATACCGATGAGAATCTTCCATGGATGGTTAGCCGATAGAAAGCTTTTACCTGTTGCTGTTCATGTGGGGCTATGTATGGCTTTTACTGGACTCATGGCATTACTGTGTGGCTTGCTCAATAATACAGCAG GAATGGTGGCTGCAGTGATAGGAATGGGTTCAACTGGTACATCAGTGTTTGGCTTGATGCCGATCATAGCCAGAGAGCTCTTTGGTATCGACTATGTAGAAAGTACAATGGCTATAAATTTCGCTTACCTGAGCGTATCCAGCATTACATCTACATTTGCCTCAG GTGGCATATATGAGTATACGCTACACTGGAGAAACGTCTACTACTACATAGCCGCATGTACCATATCAGGAAGTGCTCTCATGTTTGTAATTGCTTTCGCTATCAGAAGAAAGGCTCATAAACCTAGCAATGAGCTCTCACCAAATGCTGAATAG